The Chiroxiphia lanceolata isolate bChiLan1 chromosome 4, bChiLan1.pri, whole genome shotgun sequence genome includes the window CAGCTCTTATAGAAAAGTGAGTGTCACTTGAGCTTCCTGCTCTTCTTGACGCCGGCGCGGATGCCCGACAGCTCCCCGGCGTATCTGTGCAGCTCCCTGCGCACCTCCCGCACCTGCCCCTTGCGGCGGATCTTGGCGCGACGGAACTTCTCCCGATGCTTCACCCTGGGGTTGCGATCGATCTTCCTCCTTTTGGGCGTGAGGCCTTTGTTCTTGATCATCTGGTAAGTCACCCCCCTCTTTTTACTGGGATCCTCTCCTTCCGACACAGCTTCTTCTCCAAGCACATCTTCGTCTCCAGGTCTCTTCCTCTTGAGTGCCAGCTTCTCCTCCATCATCTTGTAGTATTTTAGGGCAGCCTCCTCATCCAGCTCCGACTCACCCGACGactcagaagcagcagcagcctggccatTAGCAAGTGCAGAGGCATGTTtcgatttgtttttcttgccaTCCATGGTGAGAAACACggaaaacttgttttccttccGTAACCTCTCTTCCTTCTTGTCATAGTAGCTCCTCAGAAGCACACGGACCTGTGGGGATAACTTCTGGTCTATGACAGCAAGGTCATTGATGATATTTCTGTAAGCCACCAGCCGTTCGATGATGGGGTGACAATGAACCGGCACCCTCTTGGCCTTCAAAACCAGATAGAAGCTGATATTGGCACAGTAGTTCAGGTACAGATGATACTTGGTCTGCAAATAGCGACTGCCCTTCCCTTGGGGGATAGTGCCGTCTTTGACCATCTGCAGCAGTGGGTGCAACTCATCCTTAATTTCCATAAGCTTCACTTCCAAGTCCTCCAtcagctgcaggagctcaggggactcctgcttcagcagcttcagctgctcCTTCTTGGAAAGGGCCTGCAAATCCTTGTCAATCTTCTGCCCCATGTTATCGTGAGTTTTGCGCTGCTCAGCCAAGTAGCCCTGAATCATATCCAGCCCATAGTCATCCTCCCCCAGGTCCTGCACTAACCGCCTCTGGATCACCTgagcctcctgctcctcttcctcctcctcagcatcGATCTCCTGCTGGCTCCACTTGCCCTTGGCCTGGGCATCACTCCCATAGTCCGTGTCATAGTAGAGCTGCTTCCGCTGGCCCCAGGAGAGCTCGTGGGGGAGCCTGGTGTCCGGACGCTTCTCCTCCAAGTCGCTTTCCATGGACAGGTCCCCATCTTCATCCTCAacctcattttcctcctcctcacctttcccatcctcatcctcctctgcGCTGTGGTCCACGAAGAGATCCAGcccctgcttctcctcctcctcctcctcttcttcctcctcgCTGTCCTCCTcgggcagctgcagccccagcacctcctcctcctcctcctcgtcgCCGCTGTCCCCGGCCTCCTCGCCGCTGTCCAGGGCTGCCATCACGGCTCGGAACTGCGCATCGTGGAACTGCTCCACGTCGTCCGCCAGCTCCTCGgggccggcgctgccgccgggCGCCTCGTCCAGCCCATGGTCGGGCTCGGGGGACTGTGCCGGCGGCCGCAGGACGGTGCCGCGCCGAGTCCGCATGGCTCCCGCGGCTCCTCCGGCTCCTCCACACCGCCCCTTCCGCTTCCACCGCTCTCCTTCCGCTGCTCCGCCCGGCAGCTCAGCCCGGCCCCTTCCCGTTCCAGGTCCCGAACGCGATGGGCCCCACGCCCACCATGAGATGGTGATaccccccgcagcccccggggaGGGGGTTCCGGCCGTGGCAGCTCTCAGCAATCGGTGATGCCACGtggaaaaagaggggggaaaaaaagcctttttttccctcctcaggggtttttcttcccctaaaAGCACAGCCCCGTACCGTTGCTGTTTGTGTGGTCATCTTGCacgagggggaaaaaaaaatcacatggaaAATATACCTGACACCTGAATCCACTTCTGCACTCCTTGGACCCATCCTTGTATGCAAATAGATCCATGCGTCCCAGACAAGTAGCAATTCTGATTTTTCAACACCCGAGGACCCCACATCAGGAGGGTTTTTAAGGCAGTCTCTACTTATCCACCTTTGAATTCTCATCCTGTGCTTGTGTGTACCTGTCATCCATCTCAGAGCGCCCAGCCCAACCTCCCAGCTTTCCCAAGAGAAAAATCACGTTATTACTCAGCCACACGGAAACTGTCTGCTTTGAAAAACTACAGGCAGCCCTGCCAGAAGAGTAGGAGTCACTTAGTGTATTTCGAGCTCAGAAACCCAGAACCTGATAAATTAAGCACCCCCCACATCCCAGCAAGAACAGTTCTGTGTTCAGGAAGCGcaggtgctttttttcctcaccacAGAACAGGTGCAGTTGTATTTATAAATGCTCCCCAcctcttcacagaaaaaaaaaaaatacgtCAAGCAAACGTTCAAATTAACAGTGGTGTGCAAAACTTGACTCACTTTTAGGTGATTCATTTGGATTCTGGTCAATCTGATGGCAGACAGGTCTCATTTGTAACTTTGATATGCTCCTCCTCTCCACATGGTTACCTCTGGGTCGACACTTTCTTGCACAAAGGCAGGTTTTCCCTCAGCTGCGTTTTTCAAACCTGTCCCTGCTGGTTTTCAGCCATCACCTCCCTGAATACAGACCTGTAGAAGAAAGAGCAACAAATATAAGTTGGGTTTGGTGTCATTTAATTTGTTAGCCACTCCTTAGGGAAGTTCTCACTTGATACTGGTTGGCCACTAAATGCAGCTGTCCCTGGTGATCAGGCTTTGTCATCTGGCTGCTCAATCCTGCTGGGTTTTTGTGTGAATCCAACCAGAGACAGCTGCAGCCAATTCCTGCAAGGTTAAAATTCCAGATAACTTTTGCAGGTGTGACATACAGAAACCCAGGCCTCCCTCATTTCCCTGACCCTGATATTACCATCTAACTGAccttattttgtttcaaatctgGCCTTTCAAAATTCAGAGCCTTAACAAAAGACTAACTTGCACTTGGACTCTCCTGGATTTTAATGACATTGACACACTGTCTCTCGACCCAAAGTTTATTTCCAAGAGCAGGAAACAGTGTACAGACATTTGAACCCTGTCCAAGACTTGCTGAAAACACCATCCACTTCTGGAGAAGCTGGATATGTCCTCCAGCACGAGTTAGTTCAGGCAGTTACCAGCAGCTGCTCAAGCCAAAGCAGTCTGCTGTGAGCATCAATGGAAACATTGCTATCAACACAATTATCAGGGAATGCTACGGGGTCTGTTTTAATCCACCATTTTCTTGGCATCCCAGTGAGAAAGGAGGAGTGAAGGGAAACATAGGACAGACTGCTTGTGGATGGTGAGTTATCTGGAGAGACCCCATGTCCTGGTGTCATCCTCCTCACCCGTCACAGCaaggacacacacagacaaCTATTCTGCCTCATTTCATCCAGGCACCTGCCCAGCTTGTTACCTGGAAAATCCTAGTTCAGCCTGTCAAGACCCAGTTGGAGGCACAGGACAAGTGAAAGGAAACTGAGACTGCAAGGCTGGCTCCCATTTCTTTTCCAATGTTCAATTATTCCTCCACTGGCCTCTGCCCCACAGGGAGGTTGGGAGTCCAGCTCCTCACTCAGCCAGAAATGCAGCCTGGACTGATGGACTGCCAGTCCCTTGCCAAAACACCTGCTTGCCCAGATCAATTTTTTGGTAATTCAAAATGTTACCCACTAAAAAGGGGATAGTCCATAGAAGTAACAGTCCATAAAACAGACCTTCCTCTCAAGAGCTTGCAATCTTGCTAGAAACCCCAGAGACATGCAGGTGGTTGAAGGGGACTAAAAATAGCCCTCATGTCACCATATCCAGACCAAAGGGACTGTACGCACACGTGTAGATTTAGCAACCGAAATCCAGATACACTGAACACGAGCAGCCAGGGAAAACCACTGAAATCAACAGAAACACTGAACATAGTTCTGCTCAGTCTCTGCCTTGGGATTAGAAAATACTCAAGTGGGGTTTTCCCTTGGATTTTCCCAGtgacatatttttattagtgtATTTTGGCAAAGCAGACCAGACCCAGCCTCCTTTGCATGTGCTTTATCCTGGTGCCTGCTTTCCCCCCTTCTTGGATAATTCTAAGAAAATGCTTTGTTACAGAAAAGGGTGACTGTGGCAAATAGTGCTTTAGACAGACacccccaccagcccaggtgAGCCAGGTTTATTTACCTTCAGCAAAAGTGGTGCACAGGGAACATCTTGCCACTGCCTCAGAGAGCACTGCACACAACTGTTGGCAATACCttctgggaggaggaaaggaagcaaaCTTGAATCCTGCCCTCCTGTAGATGTATCCATGATGAGAAAAGAGGGTTTGTAAAGAGCTATGGCAGAATCCAAtgccctgcaaggagctgggCAGTCACCCATCATcgcccccccagctcccacacTCACCTTGCACATGGGCACTGCTGATGTAACCTGAAAGCTCATTGCATCAGGCAGTTGCAGGGTGAGGTGTTTGTGCTTGGAAAAGCTCAGGGCACAGAATCAGGGGGCTTGGAAGAACCCCGGGGTTGGGAACGCAGCTAGCAGGGTCTGGGAAAAGGGAGGACAGCCTGCAAGGTGACAGGAACTGGGATGCTTGGCAGCATTGCCTAATGACTTCAGCCTCTCAGAGAAGCCTGGCAAGAGCAATCAGGCCATTGCTAAGACTGGGCTTTCCTTAAAAAGTGGCCTTTTCTGCACCAGACACATGGAAATGCTACAGGGACAGCTCTGGCCATTGCAGGTTACATTGCAACACTTGTGTGTCAGAGTTCCATAAGTGATACTAAATCTGGGACAAAAGAAATCCGGGTCCCCTCCAGTATCTTCAGGAAAAGCCTGCACGCCCAGTACCTCAGGGTTTGGTTGGGACCTGACTCAGGACCTCTCACCACAAATCCCATGGAGTCCCTTTTCCATTCTCGAGGAAATACACTCCTGGATGCagtgggcagagctggtggaagagctcagcttggccccagagctgctgttggcTTTACCTCTCTCACTCCTCCCCTCTCATCTCGCCTGCTTTGACTGCAGGCTCTCTGGGGGCAGGTCGGGCCCTTAATACAGGTTGGCACACAGCTGGTCCAAACAGGATTCGCTTTGAAGCCTTAAGTGGTTTTTTAGTATGATTTAATTGATCTTTTAAGTCTGGTTTCTCACAATTAGGAGCCAGAGCTGTGGTCCTTGGACTTTCTTACTTTAGACTGGCCCTGATGGCAAGATGTCCCCTATGGATCATGGTGGTTTTGCACCTCCTTGCACTCAAGCAGCTTCATTACCTGCTGGagatgaacaggaaaaaattgctCAATAAAAGCACAACCCCCCGCCCCCTTCCCCTCTGAAAGCCAGAGGTCTTGGTGCACTCACACACCTGGTTTCAGTCCCCAAAGCCACATTTCCCCGTGTCGGTGCAGCCGGCCAGGCTGTTTATTTTAGGAAACCCATTTGCACACGCCCTTATAGGCAGAGACTGGCTCTGCACCCACATTCTTCAAAAGAAGAGGAGCCAGGATGAAGAACTCTTTGTTGCTGTGCGTGGCCTTGGCCGTCTCCTTGGGGATCATCCTTGTGGCAGGTAGGTGGAAAACTGGGATTAAAATATCAGTGGCAGGTTTTCTGTAATCTACAACAGTCAGAGGTCCAAACTCTAAGCCTGCTCAAGCAATCATGGTTCAGTGGTGCTTGGACGCCTCTGTGTGTTTCTGCACCAGAGCTGTGTGGGTTTAGTTGCTGCCTTGAGGACAAAGTGATGCCTAGCTGCAAATTTAAACTTTGATGATTAGCCATTTCTTATCAGGTTGCTGAAGCAACAAACTGCCAACGtgcttgcttgcttttctgcagtgctAGGGACCTTGCAAGACTTACGTGCTAGATTTAAAGGCTTCCAAAACCTTCCTGGTAATCCTGTCCTATGGCTGCAgccaagttatttttaattaaacagtaGTTTTTCACATAACTCCACTGAATTTCTTGGGAACTCTTGATTTGCACTGAGATCAGAGTGTGCTCCCAGCACACTCCTCAGTGTGGGTCTCAGGTCTCTGTGTGACAGTCCGAAGCACATGGTGCATCTGGTCTGCAGGATTAAATCAGTGCTCAAGGATAACCATTCCAACAGCATGGACAGCTGCATCTGTGcattttctccagcttttgGGAAAGGGCATCTTATTGCCTACCCAGGCAATTCTCTTGGGCTTCACAGTGTATCACAGGATGATCCAATAttggaaaatgagaaattttgtCCAAAAAACAGCTACGTAAGTATTGAGGAGGAAGGGAATACCTTAGCACAGGAAATCCAAACTGCAGACACTTAAAACAGCATTAGGAAGTTTTGTGCTTAAATACCTTCTCCCCAAAGGGACTTGACTGGGTGGCACATGGAGATATTGCTGACTAGATTATATTTTTTGAGCACTGtaattttacttgaaaaataaatggagttGCAGTAACTTTTACAGTGAAGCCAAGAGGATTACACAAAGAATTAAATCAGGACAGCATTTTTAGAGCGCATTCAAAAAACCCTGCATATGCATAAAATAGCGTTTTAAACTAATTTTAGAATTAAAGCCTGCTCCTAAAGGCTTTGGGACAACCCCAAAGCCAATAGCATCTGACTTGAATATTGGCTTTGGATTAAGAGCTTGGAAAGAACTGCACACAACCTTGTGTGGAATacagcacagacagcagagcaAGGGCTGTGTGAAGGACAAGCCAGAGACCTTCCATGAGCCAAAAGAAAGACCGGGACAAGGAGCCAGGGACTAGAGAGGCTTTTGTGGGAAGCTTCTGCTTCAGAGAGAAGTGCTCACGTGGAGTGATGAGTTGGCAGAGAAGAAGCTTGCAGAGCAAGGAagcaaagtgatttttttcccaagctaGAAACTCCACAGAGAATCTTCTCCAGCAGGTGTTCTGCTGCCAAAGGCAGCCCAGGCCACAGAAACAGCACTTGAAACCAGCAGGTGAACTCTAGGGTCACTCTGAGGCATCATTTCACACAGTTTTGGTGCCTTTGTCCCAGATATGGTGCCTGTAAGGATCTCAGAAAACCTGGAATAGGAGCTGATGAGACCAGTATATTATAGTGGCAAGAAGAGCGAAAGCTTAAGTCCAAGTGACTCCAAAGTCCTTTATAGACATGATTAACACAGATGTTTTCAGCctaattcttctttctctccatgATTAAACCAAGGGGCAAGCAGAGCAGGCAAGTCCATCTACTTGCACAGTAAGGCAGCACTGCACAACACCAGGAACATTCCAAAAGGCTCTGGGTGACACATGGGATGTTTTAGCCTGTTTTGACCGAGTCTCATATTACATAGCATGCTGACAGTGTGGGAGACATACtcaaagagagaagaaacagcttGGGTAAGAAAATCAGGACTGGAGTTTTCCCTGCAAACCACAAGCATCATCAGGGCcacctgcccttccctggaatCAATCCAGGTGCTGTATTGGCGCACTCCTGGCATTCTCATCCCTTGGTTTTCTGCTAGAACAGTTCTCACAGCTTTTTTCCTTGACTCCGGGGTTGCATGTGCTGTGCTTGCAGGGTACCCTCTGGAGCCCAAGGATGAGGAGTATGTGCTGGTCAATAACAAGTGCCAGTGTGTGACAATGACCTCAAAGATCGTCCCCTCCAAAGAAGACCCTGATCAAGAAGTCCTGGAAAGACACATAAGTATCCTGTAAGTATCCTGTAATATTTCATGGGGATGGTGAGCAAGTGATGAAATGTTCCCTTTTCTGTGCACTCTTTCCCGTGTCCTGGCACTGATGAAGGGAACAATTTGTCCCATGGGCTGCTTTCTGTGGTATCCTAAATACTTCCCTTTGTTTAGTGTTTTTCTACCTCACATGAACCTCTCTGGTGTTTGTCCCTTCAGATACAAAAAGCATCCCCATGTTTTAAGCAGTCCAGTAGTAACTTCACAAAATAGGCTGGGGAAGTAGAGTGTAACATGCCAACAGCTGATCTAATCTGAAACCAGATGAGGCCCATGCCACTGGATACTTCCCTGTCTGACTGTAAGTCTGGGAAAATAGTTAAGGCCTAAACTATCAGAAAAGCTTAATGCTATGAGACAGATCTCAGTTCAAGAGTAGGACTTGGTCCTGTCCACTCACACAAACCTAACAGaagagtgtgtgtgtctggGAAACAAGGACCAGGTTCAggctcagagctgcaggatCTCTGGTAAAGCTCAGAACAGGAGAGCCACTAGTGAAACATTCCTGTCCATGTCCTGCAAGCCTCTCAGGCATCTGCCAGCTCAGAGTTGAACAGAAGCAAACTGTCACCTTGAAAGTGGCCCTCACAGGAGTTGCTGCAGTCCTTTTAGGGAGAGTCAGAATGGAAATAACCCAAGAATGAGATGGGAGTTTAGAATTGCTCACAGCAGAAAGGACCCTGTTTAATAAGCAATTTCCTTGAGTGAttctcctccctcctttgcAGAGTCCCCCTGAAGGCTCGAGAGAACATCTCTGACCCCTTGTCCCCGCTGAGAACCAAGTTTGTCTACCGAATCTCTGAACTGTAAGTAGTTTTATTTACTAACTTAATTTCCCAAGACTTAACCCACAGCAGCTCAAAAAGGTGCTTGAAGGCTGGGAGTTCACATAGAACACCTAGAAAGGCTAAGGACTCTACTGGCTCCATCTGCAGATCAACAGGAAAGATTTAGGTTTCACCAAGGGCATGTCATCACAACTCTTCACACTTGTTCTGTTCTCCATCTCTTGCAGCTGCAGAAACTGCAGTCCTGTAGAGGTTGATCTGGGTGGGAGGATCGTCCAGGCCCAGCAGGGCAACTTCTGTGATGAAGCCCAGACCTGCTACACCTACGACAGAGAGCAGTGCTACAGCTCCCCCGTGCCCTTCCTGTACCAAGGGGAGGTGAAACAtgtcccagcagctctgacacCCACATCTTGCTATGCTGATTAGATGAactcctgctgtgctgaagCCTGGCTGCactccctgttcccatcccagaTACAGGTGTAGCACCATAGTACCCAGGTGACAGTGTCCCAAATTCCAGTCCCTACAGCAATGCCAGCTTGTCTCTCCATATTTTCAGCATCAGACTAGTGCCATCTCCCAAGAACAGCTCCTGGTTGTCATCAACTCTGTTCTCATATCCCTGGCACATACCTGCAATGCCAGTACATGTCTCAGACATGATCACCGTAT containing:
- the UTP3 gene encoding something about silencing protein 10 codes for the protein MRTRRGTVLRPPAQSPEPDHGLDEAPGGSAGPEELADDVEQFHDAQFRAVMAALDSGEEAGDSGDEEEEEEVLGLQLPEEDSEEEEEEEEEEKQGLDLFVDHSAEEDEDGKGEEEENEVEDEDGDLSMESDLEEKRPDTRLPHELSWGQRKQLYYDTDYGSDAQAKGKWSQQEIDAEEEEEEQEAQVIQRRLVQDLGEDDYGLDMIQGYLAEQRKTHDNMGQKIDKDLQALSKKEQLKLLKQESPELLQLMEDLEVKLMEIKDELHPLLQMVKDGTIPQGKGSRYLQTKYHLYLNYCANISFYLVLKAKRVPVHCHPIIERLVAYRNIINDLAVIDQKLSPQVRVLLRSYYDKKEERLRKENKFSVFLTMDGKKNKSKHASALANGQAAAASESSGESELDEEAALKYYKMMEEKLALKRKRPGDEDVLGEEAVSEGEDPSKKRGVTYQMIKNKGLTPKRRKIDRNPRVKHREKFRRAKIRRKGQVREVRRELHRYAGELSGIRAGVKKSRKLK
- the JCHAIN gene encoding immunoglobulin J chain, which encodes MKNSLLLCVALAVSLGIILVAGYPLEPKDEEYVLVNNKCQCVTMTSKIVPSKEDPDQEVLERHISILVPLKARENISDPLSPLRTKFVYRISELCRNCSPVEVDLGGRIVQAQQGNFCDEAQTCYTYDREQCYSSPVPFLYQGEVKHVPAALTPTSCYAD